Proteins from a genomic interval of Nostoc sp. TCL240-02:
- a CDS encoding GAF domain-containing protein, with protein MQIHPHSEFNHSRDRRKQGLQILLDRLVKRMQRDELVRQTTNQLRESLQVDRVVLYYFYREWQGQVTFESLSSQEFSILGSTGPDDCFNNEYAALYSAGRVKAIADIELEPIQSCHRDFLSNLQVRANLVVPILIPRGLWGLLVAHHCQGPHYWSSSDIEMMQTGAQTLATDRNILES; from the coding sequence GTGCAAATTCATCCTCACTCCGAATTTAACCACAGCCGCGATCGCCGTAAACAGGGTTTGCAAATTTTGCTAGACCGCCTTGTTAAAAGAATGCAGCGCGATGAGTTAGTGCGGCAAACAACTAATCAACTCAGAGAATCACTTCAAGTCGATCGGGTGGTGTTGTATTATTTTTACAGGGAATGGCAAGGTCAAGTAACTTTTGAATCTTTAAGTTCTCAAGAATTCTCAATACTAGGTTCTACTGGGCCAGATGATTGTTTTAACAATGAGTATGCTGCTTTATACTCAGCAGGACGAGTAAAAGCGATCGCTGATATTGAATTAGAGCCAATCCAGTCCTGTCACCGAGATTTTCTGAGCAATTTGCAGGTTCGCGCCAATTTAGTTGTACCAATTTTGATTCCTAGAGGATTATGGGGATTGCTAGTAGCACATCACTGCCAAGGGCCTCATTATTGGTCGTCATCAGATATAGAAATGATGCAAACAGGGGCACAAACTTTAGCAACAGATCGTAATATTCTAGAGAGTTAA
- a CDS encoding DNA methyltransferase, producing MSLNFQRTRDLLNNFQFSDLFIEELGWSKPSRQKPVSLKIENNTYRYQKIAELSGVAIFEVTAADGNIPEAKVRNAIHKEITKLIAENLLIFITEERTRSLWYCVKREGSKSYVRDHLYVKGQPGDLFLSKLGSLVIDITELEHGEPTVVEIAYKLQRGFDVEPVTKKFYKEFQEQHQKFLLFVKGIDNETDRRWYTSVILNRLMFVYFLQRKGFIDNKDLNYLQNKLEQSKQKAENRFYDEFLKALFFESFAKPEFERDLSVQELVGKVKYLNGGLFLKHHIEDKYDISIVDEAFEQVLDLFGRYSWNLDDTPEGKDDEINPDVLGYIFEKYTNQKAFGAYYTRPQITEYLCDRTIHKLIVDRVNNALSDKYKSFEDINELLIKLDTNVCHLLIENILPNLSILDPACGSGAFLVAGMKTLIQVYSAVFGTIKLMGDDTLKKKLEDIENSHPSLPYFIKKLIVSDNLYGIDIMEEVMEIAKLRLFLALVSSAHDVEELEPLPNIDFNIMAGNSLIGLIRVDDTAFDAVGNSLQGNLLQSLTADNYKKILEEKNKSVDLYKKHAFLPKALPDTDTPQDTRLKHLRKNIEQLNNKSQEKLNLLLLDEFSKRLGIKYEEVQLTGKSHKRVLKVEDIAALKPFHWGYHFNEVLERGGFDAIITNPPWETFQPDAKEFCSEYSDVVSKKKMDIKDFEVELKRLLIDTKIQKAWLKYQSDYNHQREYFRFAEQYKNQVPIINGKRHGKDINLYKMFLEQCFNLLRQGGECGIVIQVVFILI from the coding sequence ATGTCTCTGAATTTTCAACGAACCCGCGATTTACTCAATAACTTTCAATTTAGTGATTTATTTATAGAAGAATTAGGTTGGTCTAAACCTTCCAGGCAAAAACCTGTAAGTTTAAAAATTGAGAATAATACGTATCGATACCAAAAGATTGCTGAACTTTCAGGCGTTGCAATCTTTGAAGTCACCGCAGCAGATGGGAATATACCAGAGGCTAAAGTTAGAAATGCTATTCATAAAGAAATTACTAAACTTATAGCTGAAAATCTCCTAATCTTTATTACTGAAGAACGCACACGTAGTCTTTGGTATTGTGTGAAACGAGAAGGAAGTAAAAGCTACGTTCGTGACCACTTATATGTGAAAGGTCAACCAGGAGACTTATTTTTAAGCAAGCTTGGTTCTTTAGTTATTGATATTACTGAATTAGAACATGGTGAACCGACGGTTGTCGAAATTGCTTATAAATTACAACGCGGTTTTGATGTTGAGCCAGTAACTAAGAAGTTTTACAAGGAATTTCAAGAGCAACACCAGAAGTTTTTACTGTTTGTTAAAGGAATTGATAACGAGACAGATAGACGTTGGTATACATCGGTAATTCTCAACCGTCTAATGTTTGTTTATTTTCTCCAGCGTAAGGGTTTTATTGATAACAAAGATTTAAATTATCTGCAAAATAAGCTAGAACAAAGCAAACAAAAAGCTGAAAATCGTTTTTATGACGAATTCCTCAAGGCTTTGTTTTTTGAAAGCTTTGCTAAACCTGAGTTTGAACGCGATTTATCTGTACAAGAATTGGTAGGAAAGGTTAAGTACCTGAATGGTGGACTATTTCTCAAGCATCATATTGAAGATAAATATGATATCTCTATAGTTGATGAGGCGTTTGAGCAAGTTCTAGATTTATTTGGGCGTTATTCTTGGAATCTGGATGATACGCCAGAAGGTAAAGACGATGAGATAAACCCTGATGTTTTAGGTTACATTTTTGAAAAATACACCAATCAAAAGGCTTTTGGAGCTTACTATACTAGACCACAGATTACAGAATATCTCTGTGATAGAACTATTCACAAGTTAATTGTAGACCGCGTAAATAATGCGCTATCTGATAAGTATAAGTCATTTGAAGATATTAACGAGCTTCTCATCAAGCTGGATACAAATGTTTGTCATCTGTTAATAGAAAATATTCTTCCTAATTTATCAATTCTTGACCCAGCTTGCGGTTCTGGTGCTTTTCTTGTTGCAGGGATGAAGACGCTAATCCAAGTTTATAGTGCTGTGTTTGGAACCATTAAATTGATGGGTGATGATACTCTCAAAAAGAAGCTTGAAGATATAGAAAATTCCCATCCATCACTACCTTATTTTATCAAAAAACTTATTGTTTCTGATAACCTCTATGGTATAGATATCATGGAAGAAGTAATGGAAATTGCGAAACTGCGCCTTTTCTTAGCTTTGGTTTCTTCTGCTCACGATGTTGAAGAGTTAGAACCATTGCCTAATATTGATTTTAATATTATGGCGGGTAATTCGTTAATTGGTTTAATTCGGGTAGATGATACTGCTTTTGATGCGGTAGGAAATTCACTACAAGGAAATCTATTACAGTCTTTAACCGCAGATAATTATAAGAAAATTCTCGAAGAAAAAAATAAATCTGTTGATTTGTACAAAAAACATGCTTTTTTACCTAAAGCGTTACCCGATACAGATACACCTCAAGATACTCGATTGAAACACCTCCGCAAAAATATTGAACAACTCAACAACAAATCGCAAGAAAAGTTAAATCTTTTGCTGTTGGATGAGTTTAGTAAGCGTTTGGGTATCAAGTATGAGGAAGTTCAGTTAACTGGAAAGTCACATAAGCGTGTTTTGAAGGTTGAGGATATTGCAGCTTTGAAGCCGTTTCACTGGGGTTATCATTTTAACGAGGTTTTAGAACGCGGCGGTTTTGATGCAATTATCACTAATCCACCGTGGGAAACTTTTCAGCCTGATGCTAAGGAATTTTGCTCTGAATACAGTGATGTCGTGTCTAAGAAAAAGATGGACATCAAAGATTTCGAGGTTGAACTAAAACGTTTATTAATAGATACAAAAATACAAAAAGCATGGTTAAAGTATCAAAGCGATTACAACCATCAAAGAGAGTATTTTAGATTTGCTGAACAGTATAAAAATCAAGTTCCTATAATTAACGGTAAACGTCACGGTAAAGATATTAATCTTTACAAAATGTTTTTAGAACAATGTTTTAATCTCTTACGTCAGGGTGGTGAATGTGGTATCGTTATACAAGTGGTATTTATACTGATTTAG
- a CDS encoding Uma2 family endonuclease — protein sequence MVILSSNLSLTEFLQLPETKPASEYIDENIYQKPMPQGKHSRIQTRLSTEINQVSESEQKALALTELRCTFGGRSLVPDIAVFEWSRLVIDESGEIANKFEIYPDWIIEILSPDQFPNRVIDKIIFCINHGTKLGWFIDSNDKSVMVFQPNKLPEVKYNNDKLTVIDGLADWQITPANIFSWLKVK from the coding sequence ATGGTTATATTATCATCTAATCTTTCTTTAACAGAGTTTTTGCAATTACCAGAAACCAAACCAGCTAGCGAATATATTGATGAAAATATCTACCAAAAACCAATGCCGCAGGGAAAACATAGCAGAATCCAAACTCGTTTATCAACTGAGATTAATCAGGTAAGCGAATCTGAGCAAAAGGCTTTAGCATTAACTGAATTACGCTGCACATTTGGAGGACGTTCTTTAGTTCCAGATATTGCTGTATTTGAGTGGTCACGGCTTGTTATTGATGAATCTGGAGAAATTGCCAATAAATTTGAAATTTATCCAGATTGGATAATTGAAATTTTATCACCTGACCAATTTCCTAACCGTGTGATTGATAAAATTATTTTCTGTATTAATCATGGTACAAAACTAGGTTGGTTTATTGACTCTAATGATAAATCAGTGATGGTATTTCAACCTAATAAATTGCCAGAAGTAAAATATAATAATGATAAATTGACTGTTATTGATGGATTAGCAGACTGGCAAATTACGCCAGCAAATATATTTAGTTGGTTAAAGGTTAAATAG
- a CDS encoding helicase-related protein → MPRIFDNIDLQLLPILRETLKVSYRADFCVGYFNLRGWRRIDDLIEQYVGSENACCRLLIGMQSLPSDEVHAAFSFVSGDGRIDNSAIVRFKKRMAAEFRQQLTIGAPTNQDEAGLRRLSHQLKSQKVIIKLFLRHSLHAKLYLVHRNDPNTPTVGFLGSSNLTLPGLAKQGELNVDILDHDACNKLQKWFSDRWQDYGCVDISQELAEIIDQSWARQEPVSPYYIYLKIAYHLSHEAIAGLSEFRIPREFNNLFDFQKAAVQLAARHVTRRGGVLVGDVVGLGKTLVGTALAKILQEDCYLETLIICPKNLVPMWQEYVNNYRLLAEIMPISQVQNKLPKLRRYRVVLIDESHNLRNREGKRYRTIIEYITANESKCILLSATPYNKSYLDLSAQLRLFVPEDQDLGLRPEALINELGGSSVGELEFIRKHQCSVRSLAAFEKSEHPDDWRELMKRYMVRRTRSFIKENYARTDETGRKYLEFSDGRHSYFPQRVPRSLKFPLEGSDTDFYARLYSELVIEVINQLNLPRYGLGNYIIAKSKQPPTDTEQRFINSLFRGGRRLMGFSRTNLFKRLESSVVAFIQSIERHILRNFIYLYALEQGLDIPIGTQEAELLDTSNNDEDADSIVAALFDTETEEDDSTVSLQVEREREITVFSNEDDKTSKTEKVFRQRAESIYQEYRTRYHRRFKWLRSTLFDIKKLKHDLLEDAKALINVLQQCGEWNPQKDEKLAALIKLLTKTHPQDKVLIFTQFADTVRYLVENLQSSLMTNVAGVTGQAKDPTVMTGRFSPVSNGKREQISSSEELRILIATDVLSEGHNLQDCAIIVNWDLPWAIIRLIQRAGRVDRIGQNADQILCYSFLPAEGVERIINLRGRLRKRLQENAEVVGTDEAFFEDDDARVILDLYNEKSGILDGEEDTEVDLTSEAFQIWKKATDNNPGLKKTIEEMQNVVYSTRAHTPQPVQPEGVLLYMKTTEGNDSLIYVDRDGNSVTQSQLAVLRVAACEESTPAIPRDKQHHELVKKGAELISEEEKNAGGQLGRPSGARFRTYERLKSYIQEMKGTLFVSEELLKAIDEIYRYPLRQSAIDTLNRQLRSGINNQQLAELVVALRMDDRLCIVTEELEKREPQIICSLGLFCNS, encoded by the coding sequence ATGCCCCGGATATTTGACAACATTGATTTACAACTACTGCCGATTTTACGAGAAACTCTCAAAGTATCTTATCGCGCAGACTTTTGCGTTGGCTACTTCAACCTCAGAGGTTGGCGAAGAATTGATGACTTAATCGAACAGTACGTTGGTAGTGAAAATGCTTGTTGTCGTTTGCTAATTGGGATGCAAAGTTTACCCAGTGATGAAGTTCATGCAGCGTTTAGCTTTGTTAGTGGTGATGGAAGGATTGACAATAGTGCCATCGTGCGGTTTAAAAAACGCATGGCGGCGGAATTTCGTCAGCAGTTGACTATCGGTGCGCCGACTAATCAGGATGAAGCGGGGTTGCGGCGGTTAAGTCATCAGCTAAAAAGTCAGAAGGTAATTATTAAACTGTTTTTGCGTCATTCTCTCCATGCCAAGTTATATCTTGTGCATCGCAATGACCCGAATACCCCAACTGTGGGATTCTTGGGTAGTAGTAATTTAACCCTTCCCGGATTGGCAAAACAAGGGGAGTTGAATGTTGATATTCTAGACCACGATGCTTGTAATAAACTACAAAAGTGGTTTAGTGATCGCTGGCAAGATTACGGTTGTGTAGATATTTCTCAAGAATTAGCAGAAATTATTGACCAAAGTTGGGCTAGGCAAGAGCCAGTTTCGCCTTACTACATCTACCTTAAGATAGCTTACCACTTATCCCACGAAGCGATCGCCGGACTTTCAGAATTTCGTATTCCCCGCGAATTTAATAACTTATTTGATTTCCAAAAAGCTGCCGTACAGCTAGCAGCACGTCATGTAACTAGGCGTGGTGGCGTGTTAGTGGGTGATGTGGTCGGTTTGGGTAAAACTTTAGTTGGAACTGCCTTAGCCAAGATATTACAAGAAGATTGTTATTTAGAAACACTGATTATTTGCCCAAAAAACTTAGTACCAATGTGGCAAGAATATGTAAATAACTATCGGTTACTTGCCGAAATTATGCCAATTAGTCAAGTACAAAATAAATTACCAAAACTGCGGCGTTACCGAGTTGTGTTAATTGATGAAAGTCATAATTTACGTAACCGCGAAGGTAAACGTTATCGAACGATAATAGAATATATTACAGCTAACGAAAGTAAATGTATTTTATTATCTGCAACTCCTTACAATAAAAGTTATCTTGACCTTTCCGCCCAACTGCGGCTATTTGTGCCAGAAGACCAAGATTTAGGATTAAGACCAGAAGCTTTAATAAATGAACTCGGTGGCAGTTCGGTAGGAGAATTAGAGTTTATTAGAAAGCATCAATGTTCAGTCCGTTCTTTAGCGGCTTTTGAGAAAAGCGAACACCCTGATGATTGGCGAGAATTGATGAAGCGTTATATGGTGCGGCGCACTCGTTCTTTTATTAAAGAAAATTATGCCCGTACAGATGAAACAGGACGGAAATATTTAGAATTTTCTGATGGGAGACATTCTTATTTTCCCCAGCGTGTGCCTCGTAGTCTCAAGTTTCCTTTAGAAGGTTCTGATACAGACTTTTATGCTCGTCTTTATTCGGAGTTAGTAATAGAAGTAATTAATCAACTAAATTTACCGCGTTATGGGCTAGGGAATTACATTATTGCTAAATCCAAACAGCCGCCTACAGACACCGAACAACGTTTTATTAATAGCTTATTTCGTGGCGGGAGGAGATTAATGGGTTTTTCGCGCACTAATTTATTTAAACGTTTAGAAAGTAGTGTTGTTGCTTTTATCCAATCAATTGAACGCCATATTTTACGGAACTTCATTTATTTATATGCTTTAGAACAAGGGCTTGATATTCCGATTGGAACTCAAGAGGCTGAGTTATTAGATACGAGTAATAATGATGAAGATGCTGATTCTATTGTAGCAGCTTTATTTGATACAGAAACGGAAGAAGATGATTCTACAGTTTCGCTGCAAGTGGAGAGAGAACGAGAAATAACTGTTTTTTCTAATGAAGATGATAAAACATCTAAAACAGAAAAGGTTTTTCGTCAAAGAGCAGAATCAATTTATCAAGAATATAGAACTCGATATCATCGAAGATTTAAATGGCTGCGTTCTACACTTTTTGATATAAAAAAGCTCAAACATGATTTACTAGAAGATGCCAAAGCACTGATTAATGTGCTGCAACAGTGTGGCGAGTGGAATCCTCAAAAGGATGAAAAACTTGCAGCTTTAATTAAACTGCTAACAAAAACTCACCCTCAAGATAAAGTCCTAATCTTCACTCAGTTTGCTGATACAGTCCGTTACCTTGTAGAGAATTTACAGTCGAGTCTTATGACTAACGTCGCCGGAGTGACAGGACAAGCTAAAGACCCGACAGTAATGACAGGAAGATTTAGCCCTGTGAGTAATGGAAAACGAGAGCAAATTTCATCATCAGAAGAGTTGCGGATTTTAATAGCCACTGATGTTTTGAGTGAAGGTCATAATTTGCAAGACTGTGCAATTATCGTCAATTGGGATTTACCTTGGGCAATTATTCGCTTAATTCAACGCGCCGGACGGGTAGACCGCATTGGACAAAATGCAGACCAAATTCTCTGTTATTCTTTTTTACCAGCCGAGGGAGTGGAACGGATTATTAATTTGCGGGGACGACTCCGCAAACGACTGCAAGAAAATGCTGAGGTGGTGGGAACTGATGAAGCTTTTTTTGAAGATGATGATGCACGAGTAATTCTTGATTTATACAACGAGAAATCTGGAATTTTAGATGGTGAAGAAGATACAGAAGTTGATTTGACTTCTGAAGCGTTTCAAATTTGGAAAAAAGCTACTGATAATAATCCAGGTTTGAAAAAAACCATTGAAGAAATGCAAAATGTAGTTTATTCTACCCGCGCCCATACTCCGCAACCTGTGCAACCAGAGGGAGTATTGCTTTATATGAAAACTACCGAAGGAAATGATTCTTTAATTTATGTTGACCGCGATGGAAATAGCGTTACTCAATCACAATTAGCAGTTCTTCGGGTAGCGGCGTGTGAAGAATCTACTCCAGCGATACCCAGAGATAAACAACATCACGAGTTAGTAAAAAAGGGTGCTGAATTGATTTCTGAAGAAGAGAAGAATGCAGGTGGTCAATTAGGACGGCCATCAGGTGCAAGGTTCCGCACTTATGAACGATTGAAGAGTTATATTCAAGAAATGAAAGGAACACTATTTGTTAGTGAAGAACTTTTAAAAGCAATTGATGAAATTTACCGTTATCCTTTGCGACAGTCAGCCATTGATACTCTCAACCGTCAACTGAGAAGCGGTATTAATAATCAGCAGTTAGCTGAGTTAGTCGTAGCGTTACGGATGGATGACCGTTTGTGTATTGTCACAGAAGAATTAGAAAAACGAGAACCTCAAATTATTTGTTCACTGGGATTATTTTGTAATTCGTAA
- a CDS encoding NAD(P)H-quinone oxidoreductase subunit H — MTRLETRTEPMVLNMGPHHPSMHGVLRLIMTLDGEDVVDCEPVIGYLHRGMEKIAENRTNVMYVPYVSRWDYAAGMFNEAVTVNAPEKLAGVAVPKRASYIRVIMLELNRIANHLLWFGPFLADVGAQTPFFYQFREREMIYDLWEAATGYRMVNNNYFRVGGVAADLPYGWVDKCLEFCDYLLPKVDEYERLVTDNPIFRRRVEGIGTITREEAINWGLSGPMLRASGVQWDLRKVDHYECYDDFDWDVQWETAGDCFARYVVRMREMRESVKIIRQAIKGLPGGPYENLEAKRLAAGKKSEWDAFDYQFIGKKVSPTFKIPKGEIYARVESGKGELGIYLVGDDNVFPARWKIRAADFNNLQIVPHLLRGMKVADIVVILGSVDVIMGSVDR, encoded by the coding sequence ATGACCAGACTAGAAACCCGCACTGAACCAATGGTGCTAAACATGGGGCCACACCACCCCTCAATGCACGGGGTTCTGCGGCTAATCATGACTCTGGATGGCGAGGATGTTGTTGACTGTGAACCGGTCATCGGCTATTTGCACCGGGGAATGGAAAAAATCGCTGAGAACCGTACTAATGTAATGTACGTTCCTTACGTTAGTCGCTGGGACTACGCTGCGGGAATGTTCAACGAAGCTGTCACTGTTAACGCCCCAGAAAAGCTTGCAGGTGTCGCTGTCCCCAAACGCGCTAGCTACATTCGCGTCATCATGCTGGAGTTGAACCGCATTGCTAACCACTTGCTATGGTTTGGCCCCTTCCTAGCTGACGTAGGCGCACAAACTCCCTTCTTCTACCAGTTCCGGGAACGGGAGATGATTTATGATTTGTGGGAAGCTGCCACAGGTTATCGGATGGTGAATAATAACTACTTCCGTGTTGGTGGAGTAGCAGCCGATTTACCTTACGGTTGGGTAGATAAGTGTCTGGAATTCTGCGACTACTTATTGCCCAAAGTTGATGAGTACGAACGCTTAGTAACTGATAACCCCATCTTTCGGCGACGTGTTGAGGGTATTGGGACTATCACCCGTGAAGAAGCAATTAACTGGGGACTTTCTGGCCCAATGTTACGCGCATCTGGAGTGCAATGGGATTTGCGGAAGGTTGACCATTACGAATGTTACGATGATTTCGACTGGGATGTGCAGTGGGAAACCGCCGGTGATTGCTTTGCCCGTTACGTGGTGCGGATGCGGGAAATGCGCGAATCTGTAAAGATTATTCGCCAAGCAATTAAAGGACTTCCTGGCGGCCCTTACGAAAATCTGGAAGCGAAGCGTTTAGCCGCAGGTAAAAAATCTGAGTGGGACGCATTTGATTACCAATTCATCGGTAAAAAGGTTTCTCCCACCTTCAAGATTCCCAAGGGTGAAATCTATGCCCGTGTAGAAAGTGGCAAAGGTGAATTAGGAATTTATTTGGTTGGCGATGATAATGTCTTCCCTGCACGTTGGAAGATTCGCGCCGCAGATTTCAACAACCTCCAGATTGTTCCACATTTACTGCGCGGGATGAAGGTTGCAGATATTGTGGTGATTCTCGGTAGTGTTGACGTAATTATGGGTTCTGTGGATAGGTAG
- a CDS encoding transposase, with the protein MKAYSLDLRQKIVDAYACGDISQRKLAKNFGVTLSFVQNLLKRHRELGMIGPKVRTEQTATKLNAEQLEILRQLVIAQPDATLSELRERLYEKTEVLIGVATVNRMVRWKLHLNLKKKVSTSQKKVVMKSN; encoded by the coding sequence ATGAAAGCCTACTCTCTCGACTTGCGTCAAAAAATAGTTGATGCTTATGCCTGCGGTGACATTTCCCAACGAAAACTGGCTAAAAACTTTGGTGTCACCTTAAGTTTTGTGCAAAATTTACTCAAACGCCATCGAGAATTGGGGATGATAGGCCCCAAGGTGCGGACTGAGCAGACAGCAACAAAGTTGAATGCTGAACAGTTAGAAATCCTGCGCCAACTCGTCATAGCACAGCCCGATGCGACGTTAAGCGAATTGCGGGAACGACTTTACGAGAAAACAGAGGTCTTAATTGGGGTAGCTACGGTGAATCGGATGGTTCGCTGGAAACTTCACCTCAACCTCAAAAAAAAAGTCTCCACCTCACAAAAAAAGGTAGTGATGAAGTCCAACTAG
- a CDS encoding transposase has product MCPRLAWPSAYAQKPNRKGKNVSVIGAISLKGLLTQWSGLGSIDALTFDAFIAQKLVPKLWPGAVVIMDNCSIHKSDELEALLIAAGAHLIYLPPYSPDFSPIENCWSKIKNILRRIGARTYPDLLQALDTAFAEVTIENLLGWFTHCCYCTSQD; this is encoded by the coding sequence ATGTGCCCGCGCCTTGCCTGGCCTTCAGCCTATGCTCAAAAGCCCAACCGCAAAGGGAAAAATGTCTCGGTAATTGGTGCAATTAGCTTGAAAGGACTGCTCACCCAATGGAGTGGCTTAGGTTCTATCGATGCTTTGACTTTTGATGCCTTCATCGCCCAAAAGCTCGTACCCAAACTTTGGCCTGGTGCAGTGGTGATCATGGATAACTGCTCAATCCATAAAAGTGATGAACTTGAAGCTTTGCTCATCGCTGCTGGCGCTCATCTCATTTATCTCCCCCCCTATTCTCCCGATTTTTCACCGATTGAGAATTGTTGGTCCAAGATTAAGAACATTCTCCGTCGCATCGGTGCAAGGACATACCCTGATTTACTCCAGGCATTAGATACGGCATTCGCAGAAGTGACAATAGAGAATTTGCTGGGTTGGTTTACTCACTGCTGCTACTGTACCTCACAAGACTGA